Below is a genomic region from Falsibacillus pallidus.
GATGAGCCCGGATGTATTAATTGTAGATGAAATTGGAAGAGAAGAAGACAGTGCAGCGATTCAGGAAGCCATTCATGCAGGGATCACCCTCGTCATGACTACTCACGGACATTCTTTCGATGAAATAAAGAAAAGGCCGATTCTTCAGCCAATCCTTCAATCAAAAATATTTGATACTTATATTGAATTGCAGAGAAAAGAAGTACCTGGATCAGTTTCCAGGATTCTTGACGGGGATGGAAATCAGCAAAAAAAACGAAAAGCAGGTGTCTACTAAGTCATGATTAAAATCATAGGCGCCATATTCATATTGATCTCTACATCATGGGCAGGATTCGAAGCGTCAAAGCATCTGAGTGAACGGCCGAAACAACTGAGATGGCTGAAAACAGCCCTGCAGTCCTTAGAAGCAGAAATTATGTACGGCCATACTCCATTGCATGAGGCTGCCAGAAAAATTGCAAAACAGATGCCGCGGCCCCTTTCCTGGTTCTTTGAAGCGTTTGCAGGAAGATTGACCGGCTCAGACACCACAGTACGGGATGCATGGGAAGAGAGCATGAAGGAAATTTGGAAGCAGACTGCCTTCAAGCAAAGTGAATTCGAAATTCTGAAGCAATTTGGCGAAACACTCGGCAGGCATGATATCACAACACAGCAAAAACAGATCATACTCGCTTTGAATCATCTGGAAAGAGAAGAGCAGGAAGCACGGGAAAGGCAGAACCGCTATGAAAAAATGGCTAAGAGCCTTGGTTTTATGTCCGGCCTTTTATTGATAATTTTACTTCTTTAGAAGTTTGGGGGAGAAACAATGGGAATTGATGTAGATGTCATTTTTAAGATAGCTGGTGTAGGGATAGTGGTAGCATTCCTGCATACCATTCTTGATCAGGTAGGAAAAAAAGAATATGCCCAATGGGTCACACTATTTGGATTTATCTACATCTTATTCATGGTCGCCTCTATCGTGGATGATTTGTTTCAAAAGATCAAATCAGTCTTTTTATTTCAAGGCTAGGAGGGATTAGCGATTGAAATTGTCCAAATAGCTGGGATTGCCCTTATCGTCACATTCTTAGCACTTATCATTAAGGAGCAGAAGCCGAACTTTGCTTTTTTACTAGTTGTATTTGCCGGGTGTGCCATCTTCCTTTTTCTGATTGACCAAATCTATCTCATTATCGGCATGATCGAGAAAATTGCGGTCAATGCCAATGTAAATATGATTTATGTTGAAACAATATTAAAAATCATTGGTATTGCTTATATCGCAGAGTTTGCTTCCCACATTACGAAAGACGCAGGACAAGGGGCTATTGCAGCAAAAGTTGAGCTTGCAGGGAAGATATTAATTTTAGCCATGGCTGTCCCGATTCTGACTGTCATCATTGAGACCATCATTAATATGATTCCAAAGGGGTAGCCTTGGCACTATCCGAGGTGTTTCTATGCGGCAAAAAATCCAGGCTTCTATATTGTTAATGATCTTGATTTTATTTCTCTGCCCCTATGGTGTACAAGCTGCAGGAGAAAACGGTGCATCAGAAGGAAATCTGCAAGACAGCTTTGTAGAAGGTCAGGTCGATGATCTGGGGCTTGAAGAGCTGAAAGGTTTCTGGGAAGACATTGTATCCAAGTACGGTGGATATCTGCCTGAAAGCCAAAAGGGTAGTCTAGTTGATTTCATCAAAGGGGACAAGCAGTTCTCTATAAAACAATGGCTTTACGGGGTTTCGAAATTTGCGTTCCAGGAACTGATCATGAATGGGAAGCTATTAGGTTCATTAATTATGTTGACCATCTTCAGCATGTTCCTTCAATCTCTGCAAAATGCCTTTGACCAGGGGAATGTCAGTAAAGTTGCCTACGCCATTGTTTTTATGGTATTAATCATCATTGCCCTGAATTCATTTCATGTAGCGATTGAATATACACAAGATGCGATTAATACGATGGTCCATTTTATCA
It encodes:
- the spoIIIAB gene encoding stage III sporulation protein SpoIIIAB, encoding MIKIIGAIFILISTSWAGFEASKHLSERPKQLRWLKTALQSLEAEIMYGHTPLHEAARKIAKQMPRPLSWFFEAFAGRLTGSDTTVRDAWEESMKEIWKQTAFKQSEFEILKQFGETLGRHDITTQQKQIILALNHLEREEQEARERQNRYEKMAKSLGFMSGLLLIILLL
- the spoIIIAC gene encoding stage III sporulation protein AC, giving the protein MGIDVDVIFKIAGVGIVVAFLHTILDQVGKKEYAQWVTLFGFIYILFMVASIVDDLFQKIKSVFLFQG
- the spoIIIAD gene encoding stage III sporulation protein AD, whose product is MEIVQIAGIALIVTFLALIIKEQKPNFAFLLVVFAGCAIFLFLIDQIYLIIGMIEKIAVNANVNMIYVETILKIIGIAYIAEFASHITKDAGQGAIAAKVELAGKILILAMAVPILTVIIETIINMIPKG